The following coding sequences are from one Nilaparvata lugens isolate BPH chromosome 6, ASM1435652v1, whole genome shotgun sequence window:
- the LOC120351847 gene encoding uncharacterized protein LOC120351847: MKSSRLLISRIRLWKNISGSPSSRLDNWKRHINQEVGGGWRLTSHVGWRLGGGTLRSLGGAWGDLRRRRYRVGRPHSLIRTLIGINRIDDVINLRRRQLG; this comes from the exons atgaagtcctccaggctgttgatatctcgcatccggctctggaaaaacatcagcggctcgccaAGTAGTAGACTGGACAATTGGAAACGCCACattaaccaagag GTTGGTGGCGGATGGCGGTTGACTAGTCACGTTGGATGGCGATTGGGTGGCGGCACTCTCCGTTCCCTCGGCGGCGCTTGGGGCGATCTGCGAAGACGCCggtaccgggttggacgccctcactccctcatccggactctcatcggaattaatcgcatcgacgacgttatcaatcttcgtagaagacaattgggctaa